A window of the Ipomoea triloba cultivar NCNSP0323 chromosome 14, ASM357664v1 genome harbors these coding sequences:
- the LOC116003649 gene encoding transcription factor SRM1-like: MTVTESSSSVWSRELDKAFENALATYPEDLSDRWEKIAADVPGKSLKEVKLHYELLMDDVSRIESGCVPLPYYDSSSDSLTSHDDKKGGNSGQGNNDSHHGKSTRSDQERRKGIAWTEEEHRLFLLGLDKYGKGDWRSISRNFVVTRTPTQVASHAQKYFIRLNSMNKDRRRSSIHDITSVNSGDVSSPQGPITGQTNGTTAGSSSGKSNKQPAAHPGVGVYGPTTIGQPVGGPLVSAVGTPVNLPPPAHMAYGVRPPIPGQALPGVPGTYPMPHR; encoded by the exons ATGACGGTGACTGAATCAAGTAGCTCTGTGTGGAGTAGAGAGCTAGATAAGGCATTTGAGAATGCCTTGGCAACTTACCCTGAAGATTTGTCAGATAGATGGGAGAAGATTGCGGCAGATGTTCCGGGAAAGTCCTTGAAAGAGGTTAAGCTTCACTATGAACTTTTAATGGATGATGTTAGCCGGATTGAGTCTGGCTGTGTTCCTCTGCCTTACTACGATTCCTCTTCGGATAGTTTGACAAGCCATGATGACAAGAAGGGTGGCAATTCTGGGCAGGGGAACAATGATTCACATCATGGAAAGTCTACAAGATCGGATCAGGAGCGACGCAAAGGGATTGCTTGGACTGAAGAGGAACACAG GTTGTTCCTTCTTGGTTTGGATAAATATGGGAAAGGTGATTGGAGGAGTATCTCCCGGAACTTTGTTGTGACGAGAACTCCTACGCAAGTTGCGAGCCATGCCCAAAAGTACTTTATCCGTTTAAACTCAATGAACAAGGATAGGAGACGGTCCAGCATTCATGACATAACTAGCGTCAACAGTGGAGACGTTTCGTCGCCACAGGGACCAATTACGGGCCAAACTAATGGCACCACTGCAGGGAGCTCTTCTGGGAAATCGAACAAACAACCTGCTGCTCATCCCGGTGTTGGTGTATATGGGCCGACAACCATCGGACAACCTGTGGGGGGCCCACTCGTTTCTGCAGTTGGCACGCCTGTGAATCTTCCACCTCCAGCTCACATGGCTTATGGCGTTCGACCTCCCATTCCTGGACAGGCGCTTCCCGGAGTTCCTGGTACCTATCCTATGCCTCATAGGTAA
- the LOC116004961 gene encoding protein EMBRYO DEFECTIVE 1674-like gives MEKFRAVPNQSRQNFTAISSSFLKEVYLCDWWLIKFSTNSKSERIGVAGFTFRESQDARIFHSAAISKRIDTVTVEAVDGIVIVVSGCINRSRTIQNGFPFEMCNHFCVGFPYYWEEIAGQPCEQSTKRYALPRISFDELKRSSAEGITNSDFTSFDDLPATFLRDFCEPGLYDSESCMTSKDLSTEIPPKNGSVTSKNSEISGHKNKRASSEVATSNEDTSQQRKDKVKKMADRQSPKVLSDKVKKKADRQSPKVFERSEGRITRSMTKAKMFQGRVGSEN, from the exons ATGGAGAAATTCAGAGCTGTTCCAAATCAATCGCGCCAAAACTTCACCGCGATCAGTTCCTCCTTCCTCAAAGAG GTGTATTTGTGCGACTGGTGGCTCATCAAATTCTCAACGAATTCCAAATCCGAGCGAATAGGAGTAGCGGGCTTCACTTTTAGAGA GAGCCAAGATGCAAGAATATTCCACTCTGCTGCAATTTCTAAGAGGATTGATACAGTTACGGTTGAGGCAGTAGATGGCATTGTTATTGTAGTTAGTGGTTGCATCAATAGGTCTCGCACAATCCAAAATGGCTTCCCATTTGAG ATGTGCAACCATTTTTGTGTTGGATTTCCATATTACTGGGAGGAAATTGCTGGTCAACCTTGTGAACAGTCAACAAAGAGATATGCTTTACCAAGGATTTCATTTGATGAATTGAAACGGTCATCAGCTGAAGGAATAACTAACTCTGATTTTACTTCATTTGATGATCTGCCAGCAACTTTTCTCCGGGATTTCTGTGAGCCTGGCCTTTATGATTCAGAAAGCTGCATGACTAGTAAAGATCTTTCCACCGAGATACCACCTAAAAACGGCAGTGTTACATCTAAGAATAGTGAAATTTCAGGTCATAAGAACAAAAGAGCTTCTAGTGAGGTTGCAACCAGCAATGAAGATACAAGTCAACAAAGGAAAGATAAAGTCAAGAAGATGGCTGATAGGCAATCTCCTAAAGTATTGTCAGATAAAGTCAAGAAGAAGGCTGATAGGCAATCTCCTAAAGTATTTGAGAGAAGCGAGGGTCGTATTACTAGGAGTATGACTAAGGCTAAAATGTTTCAGGGACGAGTTGGGAGTGAGAACTAG
- the LOC116003797 gene encoding glutamyl-tRNA(Gln) amidotransferase subunit C, chloroplastic/mitochondrial has protein sequence MGSRTLLSLCPTMATAATLNRIRIVFRTQSFGLKQVARRSYSTKANSALQPPDVPRLAETARISLTPTEVEEFGLKIRQVIDWFGQLQAVDLQSIEPAIRADTEGDNLRDDFPEVFENREAMIAAVPSYEEPYIKVPKVLNKE, from the exons ATGGGAAGTAGAACATTGCTTTCTCTATGTCCAACAATGGCAACTGCTGCTACCTTGAACCGGATACGAATTGTTTTTCGGACACAGTCATTCGGGTTGAAGCAGGTGGCCCGCCGGAGCTACTCGACGAAAGCGAATAGTGCTCTTCAGCCCCCGGATGTCCCCCGTTTGGCCGAAACAGCTCGCATTTCTCTCACCCCAACTGAG GTTGAAGAATTCGGTCTAAAAATTCGACAAGTGATAGACTG GTTTGGTCAACTTCAAGCTGTAGATCTTCAAAGTATTGAGCCAGCTATTAGGGCAG ATACTGAAGGTGACAACTTGCGAGATGATTTTCCTGAAGTTTTTGAAAATAG GGAAGCCATGATAGCCGCTGTGCCAAGCTATGAGGAGCCTTACATCAAAGTTCCCAAAGTGTTGAACAAGGAATAA